The following are encoded together in the Capsulimonas corticalis genome:
- a CDS encoding aspartate aminotransferase family protein, producing the protein MTPSPRLLTPIPGPKSRDLAARLRQSESPNITYLADDFPVFWESASGCWVTDVDGNVFLDLTAAFGVAGVGHSHPDVVAAIQRQSTRLIHGMGDVHPSDVKVALCERIASRVPISEARVILGQNGADAVEAALKTAALATGRRGVLAFEGGYHGLSYGALDATFRDDFKAPFRAQLGAFTSHIPYGCALDDIARIVTTQEIGAVLVEPIQGRGGIIVPPSGWLAGLRDLCAAHNVLLIFDEIFTGWGRTGDWFACQYDDILPDILCIGKAMGGGMPISACVAGKDVMSAWPVSLGEALHTSTFLGNPLACAAALAATDVMSREDLPARAKESGAYFIHRLQDLQDRYPGHIHEVRGRGLMLGLKFSSRSFSLDLVTRALRAGLIILPAGDGSVIEFVPPLIITHEEIDCAIGILDALMRITA; encoded by the coding sequence GTGACACCGTCCCCTCGCCTCTTGACGCCGATTCCCGGGCCAAAATCCCGGGACCTCGCGGCGCGCCTGCGCCAAAGCGAAAGTCCCAACATCACCTATCTCGCCGACGACTTCCCGGTGTTCTGGGAAAGCGCGTCCGGCTGCTGGGTCACTGATGTTGACGGCAATGTCTTTCTCGACCTCACGGCCGCTTTCGGCGTCGCGGGCGTCGGCCACAGCCATCCGGATGTCGTGGCCGCGATCCAGCGCCAATCCACCCGTCTCATTCACGGCATGGGCGATGTCCACCCGTCGGATGTCAAAGTTGCTCTTTGCGAACGCATCGCTTCGCGTGTTCCCATCTCCGAAGCCCGGGTCATCCTTGGTCAGAACGGCGCCGACGCCGTTGAAGCCGCGCTCAAGACCGCCGCGCTCGCGACCGGCCGGCGCGGCGTCCTCGCCTTCGAAGGTGGGTACCACGGCCTCTCCTACGGAGCGCTCGACGCCACCTTCCGCGACGACTTCAAAGCCCCATTCCGGGCGCAGCTTGGCGCGTTCACCTCGCACATTCCATACGGCTGCGCGCTGGACGACATCGCGCGCATCGTCACAACGCAGGAAATCGGCGCCGTGCTCGTGGAGCCGATCCAGGGACGCGGCGGCATCATCGTCCCGCCCTCCGGATGGCTGGCGGGCCTGCGCGATCTCTGCGCGGCTCACAACGTCCTCCTGATCTTCGACGAAATCTTCACGGGCTGGGGCCGTACGGGAGATTGGTTCGCGTGCCAATATGATGATATTCTTCCGGACATCCTCTGTATTGGCAAGGCCATGGGCGGAGGAATGCCGATCTCCGCCTGTGTCGCCGGCAAGGATGTCATGAGCGCATGGCCGGTGTCCCTGGGCGAGGCGCTCCACACCAGCACGTTTTTGGGCAACCCTCTCGCCTGCGCCGCGGCGCTTGCCGCGACGGACGTGATGTCACGCGAAGATCTGCCGGCGCGCGCCAAAGAGTCCGGCGCGTACTTTATCCACAGGCTTCAGGACTTACAAGACCGATATCCCGGCCATATCCATGAAGTGCGTGGACGGGGCCTGATGCTCGGCTTGAAGTTCTCCTCTCGTTCGTTTTCCCTCGATCTCGTGACGCGCGCCCTGCGGGCAGGCTTAATCATTCTGCCCGCCGGCGATGGGAGCGTGATCGAATTCGTGCCGCCTCTCATCATTACCCACGAAGAAATCGACTGCGCCATCGGCATTCTCGATGCTCTCATGCGCATCACGGCCTGA
- a CDS encoding type III pantothenate kinase — translation MLLVIDAGNTNVTFGIFEGSQLITHWRIRTEHGRTGDEYAALLTTLFQSENLRFTDIDGICIASVVPSATTDLRRLAERHFQHDPLVVSGEIPLGLTVRYHPVTDIGADRLVDAVAAVHKYGAPCIVIDFGTATTFNAIAAPSAPGEPPVYLGGAICPGIALSAEALFSHAAKLAAVEIVRPPHAIGANTVHALQSGMLFGYAAQVDGMVARFRAEMNAPDCPVIATGGHVSVLISEVGTSITATEPLLTLEGLQRVYAHSQTN, via the coding sequence ATGCTTCTTGTTATCGACGCCGGCAACACCAACGTCACCTTCGGCATCTTCGAAGGCTCTCAGCTCATCACGCACTGGCGCATTCGTACGGAGCATGGACGCACCGGCGATGAATACGCGGCGCTGCTCACGACGCTGTTTCAATCGGAAAACCTTCGCTTCACGGATATCGACGGCATCTGTATCGCGAGCGTCGTTCCGAGCGCGACCACGGACCTGCGCCGTCTGGCCGAACGACACTTCCAGCACGACCCGCTCGTCGTCTCGGGCGAGATCCCGCTTGGCCTCACCGTCCGCTATCATCCCGTGACGGATATCGGCGCGGACCGTTTGGTGGACGCCGTCGCCGCCGTCCACAAATACGGCGCCCCGTGCATCGTCATCGACTTTGGAACGGCGACCACGTTCAACGCCATCGCGGCGCCCTCGGCGCCTGGCGAACCGCCGGTTTATCTCGGCGGCGCGATCTGCCCGGGAATCGCCCTGTCCGCCGAAGCGCTGTTCTCCCACGCGGCGAAACTCGCCGCCGTGGAGATCGTCCGGCCACCGCATGCGATCGGCGCGAACACCGTCCACGCCCTGCAATCGGGAATGCTGTTTGGTTACGCCGCGCAGGTCGACGGCATGGTCGCCCGTTTCCGCGCCGAAATGAACGCTCCCGATTGTCCCGTGATCGCTACCGGAGGCCATGTCTCCGTGCTGATCTCGGAAGTGGGAACGAGCATTACGGCGACAGAGCCGCTGCTGACATTAGAGGGATTGCAGCGGGTTTACGCGCACAGTCAAACGAACTAG
- a CDS encoding TrkA family potassium uptake protein, translated as MLFAERFLGVGGLLTMSLSTASPLNVVILGCGRVGSTLAKQLSQEGHHVTVIDITSDAFRRLGTKFKGQRVVGTGLDRDTLEKAGLSKADVFIAVTQGDNTNIMAAQVAKKVFSIPRVHARIYDPIRSQAYREMGIITLCTTTIAAGVLHAAVLQTEESGAWQERLEAWDVEYPAQLG; from the coding sequence ATCCTCTTTGCTGAACGCTTCCTTGGCGTTGGAGGTCTCCTGACAATGTCGTTATCCACTGCCTCACCCCTGAATGTGGTCATTCTGGGCTGCGGCCGAGTCGGCTCTACTCTCGCCAAACAACTGTCGCAGGAAGGCCACCACGTCACGGTGATCGATATCACCAGTGACGCGTTCCGCCGCCTGGGCACGAAATTCAAAGGTCAGCGCGTGGTCGGGACCGGTCTGGATCGCGATACGCTCGAAAAGGCCGGCCTCAGTAAAGCCGACGTCTTTATCGCCGTCACTCAGGGCGACAACACCAACATTATGGCCGCTCAGGTCGCGAAGAAAGTTTTCTCCATTCCGAGAGTCCACGCGCGTATTTACGACCCGATCCGGTCACAGGCGTACCGGGAAATGGGAATCATTACCCTGTGCACCACCACGATCGCGGCGGGCGTACTCCATGCGGCCGTGCTTCAGACCGAAGAGTCCGGCGCCTGGCAGGAGCGGCTCGAAGCGTGGGATGTTGAGTATCCGGCACAGTTAGGTTAG
- a CDS encoding LacI family DNA-binding transcriptional regulator yields the protein MTEERKRPPTMQDVAERVGVSRITVSSVLNDRKPGIRVSEDTRRRILRAAEEMSYFPNEIANSLKRGATDTFGFLNVGGLLSSEDEFTAKIIGGLVDGSVKENKDLLIHRSLSGMDLRRSLLGGKIDGLVLHAQGDAAVLDLLSKSHLPIVAIVDAIAQFPSIVSDDYGGGKLLAEHFADRGYHRVLYRRKRLEIVSSRRRFEGFMDAAGVLGLNVTVIAFDEDSDLDPREAAFLSDAVNYPCVVTGWRDLSLAPVARYCRDEGLRTPQDVAMAGFDGLTGQFDLPGVLTTVVAPWAEVARTAASVLAAAIRGEEVARETIVPVHLRIGDTT from the coding sequence ATGACTGAAGAACGCAAGCGTCCCCCAACGATGCAGGATGTCGCGGAGCGCGTTGGGGTATCGAGAATTACGGTCTCGTCGGTGCTGAACGACCGTAAGCCGGGAATTCGCGTTTCCGAGGACACGCGGCGGCGAATTCTTCGGGCGGCCGAAGAAATGAGCTACTTTCCAAATGAGATCGCCAATTCACTGAAGCGGGGCGCCACGGATACCTTCGGCTTCCTCAATGTCGGCGGCCTGCTCAGCTCCGAGGACGAATTCACCGCAAAGATCATTGGCGGACTGGTGGATGGATCTGTGAAGGAGAACAAAGACCTTCTCATTCACAGAAGCCTGAGCGGAATGGATTTACGCCGCAGCCTGCTCGGCGGCAAGATCGATGGTCTTGTCCTGCATGCGCAGGGGGACGCCGCCGTGCTGGACTTGCTCAGCAAATCCCACCTCCCGATTGTCGCCATTGTCGACGCGATTGCGCAGTTTCCCTCGATTGTCTCCGATGATTATGGCGGCGGCAAGCTGCTTGCCGAACACTTTGCCGATCGCGGCTACCATCGTGTGCTTTATCGGCGCAAGAGGCTGGAGATCGTCTCCAGCCGGCGTCGCTTTGAAGGGTTTATGGACGCCGCCGGCGTTCTCGGCCTGAATGTCACGGTGATCGCGTTCGATGAGGATTCGGATCTCGATCCCAGGGAAGCCGCATTCCTCTCCGACGCCGTTAATTATCCCTGCGTGGTTACGGGCTGGAGAGATCTTTCGCTGGCGCCAGTCGCGCGCTATTGCCGGGACGAGGGTTTGCGAACCCCACAGGATGTCGCCATGGCGGGGTTCGATGGACTGACGGGGCAGTTCGATCTTCCCGGAGTGCTGACGACCGTTGTTGCGCCCTGGGCCGAGGTGGCGCGAACAGCGGCGTCGGTATTGGCGGCGGCGATTCGCGGCGAGGAAGTTGCGCGCGAAACGATCGTCCCCGTCCATTTGCGGATCGGGGATACGACCTGA
- a CDS encoding potassium channel family protein, which translates to MYIIIVGGGKIGYYLSKKLIAEGHEIALMEKDRRRYAMLSEELGDVVVQGDGCEVRLMAEAGFGRADVVVAVTGDDEDNLVICQMAKKKFTTPRTVARVNNPANQQLFQQLGIDTTVSSTQIIFNLLEQQIETGEVIPLGALKNGNIEVVAITVSERSPVLGRTIRELPLDKNALIISIVRNDNALLPQGDTRFENDDTVIVMVHADDEQQLRDVFGEAHD; encoded by the coding sequence ATGTACATTATTATTGTCGGCGGCGGAAAGATCGGCTACTATCTTTCCAAGAAACTGATCGCCGAAGGTCACGAAATCGCGCTCATGGAAAAGGACCGCCGCCGTTACGCCATGCTCTCCGAGGAGCTGGGCGACGTGGTGGTGCAGGGCGACGGCTGCGAAGTCCGATTGATGGCCGAAGCCGGTTTCGGCCGCGCCGATGTCGTGGTCGCCGTGACCGGAGATGACGAAGACAACCTCGTCATCTGCCAGATGGCGAAGAAGAAGTTTACGACGCCGCGCACCGTGGCTCGCGTCAACAACCCCGCCAATCAGCAGCTTTTCCAGCAGCTCGGCATCGACACCACCGTTTCCAGCACGCAGATCATCTTCAACCTGCTGGAGCAACAGATTGAAACCGGCGAAGTCATTCCGCTGGGCGCATTAAAGAACGGCAACATCGAAGTCGTCGCGATCACCGTCTCCGAACGATCCCCGGTCCTGGGCCGCACGATCCGCGAACTCCCGCTCGACAAAAACGCGCTGATCATCTCCATCGTCCGTAACGACAACGCGCTGCTCCCGCAGGGCGACACCCGCTTCGAAAACGACGACACCGTCATCGTGATGGTGCACGCCGACGACGAACAGCAGCTGCGAGACGTGTTCGGCGAAGCGCACGATTAG
- a CDS encoding ATP-dependent Clp protease adaptor ClpS, giving the protein MSQRIDLMPATAPAEEITESPNEQTQHSPPETDKPYVVIVYDDDWHSFGDVEVQLQKATACTLEKAEALAREIDSTGRAIVFAGSDVECERVANVLREIRLQVETDRA; this is encoded by the coding sequence ATGTCCCAACGCATCGATCTGATGCCGGCCACCGCGCCGGCGGAAGAAATTACCGAAAGCCCAAACGAGCAGACGCAGCATAGCCCGCCGGAAACCGACAAGCCGTATGTCGTGATCGTGTATGACGACGATTGGCATTCCTTCGGCGATGTCGAAGTGCAGCTTCAGAAGGCCACCGCCTGTACTTTGGAAAAGGCGGAAGCCCTGGCGCGCGAAATCGATTCCACCGGACGCGCGATCGTCTTCGCGGGCTCTGATGTGGAGTGTGAGCGCGTCGCGAACGTGCTGCGCGAGATCCGTCTTCAGGTGGAAACCGACCGCGCGTGA
- a CDS encoding CAP domain-containing protein codes for MKKQEVGRIFSLCFALAAIAPPMPSIAAPKTTIQVHSQAPAAGMPTPSEAEFIQRVNAERTKRGLNALTLDPVLMETARAHSRDMGERDYFSHHSPAPAPKTPMLRYVKDLESCGGSEPDTILVGENIYYCSVYTKDFGVKYGHQSLMESPAHRANILEPRFQKVGVGIYIDPIGQFYVTEMFLRDTPSSS; via the coding sequence ATGAAGAAGCAAGAAGTCGGGCGTATCTTTTCGTTATGTTTCGCATTGGCGGCGATCGCGCCGCCAATGCCAAGCATAGCGGCTCCCAAAACGACGATCCAGGTTCATTCCCAGGCGCCTGCCGCCGGCATGCCCACGCCGAGCGAAGCCGAGTTCATTCAGCGCGTCAACGCCGAGCGCACTAAGCGCGGCCTGAACGCCCTAACGCTCGATCCCGTGCTGATGGAAACCGCCCGCGCTCACTCCCGCGATATGGGCGAGCGCGACTACTTCAGCCATCACTCCCCTGCCCCGGCGCCCAAAACCCCGATGCTCCGTTACGTCAAAGACCTGGAAAGCTGCGGCGGCTCCGAGCCGGACACGATACTGGTCGGCGAAAACATCTACTATTGCAGCGTCTATACCAAAGATTTCGGCGTCAAATACGGACACCAGTCGCTGATGGAGAGCCCGGCGCACCGCGCCAATATTCTGGAGCCGCGTTTTCAAAAGGTCGGCGTCGGCATTTATATCGATCCCATCGGCCAGTTCTACGTCACCGAGATGTTCCTGCGCGACACTCCGTCGAGTTCTTAG